From Marivirga harenae, one genomic window encodes:
- a CDS encoding TonB-dependent receptor, whose translation MKTIITIFMSVCLFWANTSFAQQTITGKVMDGDTNDPLPGVNVMIEGTQEGVSTKTDGTFELKTSKTDFTLVFSFIGFETLRKSVSGSSNVGTITMTPSLVYLSEQVVVSGTRKAEKITETPATIQVIDSRQINELPSFNPGELLARVKGVEFVRSGVIGTGVNIRGFNSNFNAKNLQVNDGRFATLVATGLPFGPLSTNIKEDVDRVEVILGPNAALYGPNAHNGLVNTIMKDPRTSEGTTVALGAGNQNMFTGRLRHAQKISDKLAFRVSGEYTRGTEFEYADSVYITRIDNEGNPYRRGYEELELDRDFEFLRGNASMVYEVADNAELVATWGGSSSTYLAPTNVGRNQIKDWRINHYTLKFISDKWFAQAYLTTSKTDSTHSLDDRTKAYYGAIDAGVSDAEARGPMSYQTGALFIDDSRRFNAEIQHNNSIGDLDIVVGSQFQRDMANSHGTYLLDEDENDFITINQVGFYTQLDYKLGNGFKLTGAARGDYHQIYEFNFVPKAGLVKSFDFGAVRLTYSKGIAAPTILNMYGDLFSGLILGNAEGFTLADGSMIEPQRVEQIQTIELGYKGKPAKKLFVDANAYYNMSKDFLSPVTVVGVTTQRGDTPIEEVQSGYGAYGGLVATYINFGEVDTYGFDLGINYALTNTLSLNLNYSYFDYSVDENNMENDFNNDGVVNKLDVLVNSPNNRAGFGLTYSGSKFFGTVFTRWVEEFDYFSSFQIAAKTQDLTYRGTPIVEDARSTDSWNYGPLGGFVNVDVSLGYRINDKFTVSGQVTNLFDSEIREFTASPFIGRLFNFEFKMNLPPIGSKK comes from the coding sequence ATGAAAACTATAATTACAATTTTTATGAGTGTTTGTCTTTTTTGGGCAAATACTTCATTCGCACAACAAACCATTACTGGTAAAGTAATGGATGGAGACACAAACGATCCTTTACCAGGCGTGAACGTGATGATAGAAGGGACTCAAGAAGGTGTTTCAACTAAAACAGATGGTACCTTCGAATTAAAAACTTCAAAAACTGATTTTACATTAGTTTTTAGTTTTATAGGCTTTGAAACACTTAGGAAGTCAGTAAGCGGATCTTCAAATGTAGGAACAATTACAATGACACCTTCACTGGTCTATTTATCAGAACAAGTAGTGGTTTCTGGAACAAGAAAAGCAGAGAAAATCACAGAAACACCGGCAACCATACAGGTTATTGATTCAAGACAAATCAATGAATTACCTTCTTTCAATCCAGGAGAACTACTTGCAAGAGTAAAAGGAGTAGAATTTGTTAGATCGGGTGTGATTGGTACGGGTGTCAACATCAGAGGATTTAACAGTAACTTTAATGCAAAAAACCTCCAAGTAAACGATGGTAGATTTGCCACTTTAGTTGCGACCGGTTTACCATTCGGCCCTCTATCTACTAATATCAAAGAAGATGTTGACCGAGTTGAAGTTATTTTAGGACCAAATGCGGCTCTTTATGGACCTAATGCCCACAACGGATTAGTAAATACAATAATGAAAGACCCAAGAACCTCGGAGGGAACAACAGTTGCCTTAGGAGCTGGTAATCAAAACATGTTTACTGGTAGATTAAGACATGCGCAAAAGATCTCTGATAAGCTCGCATTCCGAGTTTCAGGAGAATATACTAGAGGTACCGAATTCGAATATGCTGATTCTGTCTATATCACAAGAATTGACAATGAAGGTAATCCTTACAGAAGAGGATATGAGGAATTGGAACTTGATAGAGATTTCGAATTTTTAAGAGGTAATGCTTCAATGGTGTATGAAGTAGCCGATAATGCAGAGTTAGTGGCCACTTGGGGAGGAAGTAGCAGTACCTATCTTGCTCCGACTAATGTAGGTAGAAACCAAATCAAAGATTGGAGAATCAATCATTATACTTTAAAATTCATCTCTGATAAATGGTTTGCACAAGCTTATTTAACTACAAGTAAAACTGATTCTACTCATTCACTAGATGATAGAACCAAAGCCTATTATGGAGCTATAGATGCTGGCGTTTCTGATGCAGAGGCTAGAGGACCTATGTCATATCAAACGGGAGCTTTGTTTATTGATGACTCAAGAAGATTCAATGCTGAAATTCAGCACAACAATAGCATAGGTGATTTGGATATTGTTGTAGGTTCTCAGTTTCAAAGAGACATGGCCAATAGCCATGGAACCTATTTATTGGACGAAGATGAAAATGATTTTATTACTATTAATCAAGTCGGTTTCTACACACAACTGGATTATAAACTTGGTAATGGTTTTAAGTTAACCGGAGCAGCCAGAGGCGATTATCATCAAATTTATGAATTCAATTTTGTTCCAAAAGCAGGGCTTGTAAAATCATTTGACTTTGGTGCAGTACGATTAACCTATAGCAAGGGAATAGCCGCTCCTACCATCTTGAACATGTATGGTGATTTGTTTAGCGGTTTAATTTTAGGAAATGCAGAAGGATTTACCTTAGCTGATGGGAGCATGATTGAACCTCAGAGAGTAGAACAAATACAAACCATTGAATTGGGATATAAGGGTAAGCCTGCAAAAAAATTATTTGTAGATGCTAATGCGTACTACAATATGTCCAAAGATTTCCTAAGCCCTGTGACAGTTGTTGGTGTTACTACCCAAAGAGGTGATACGCCAATAGAAGAAGTGCAGTCTGGTTATGGCGCTTATGGTGGATTGGTTGCTACTTACATTAATTTTGGAGAAGTAGATACATATGGTTTTGATCTCGGCATAAACTATGCCCTAACGAATACTTTAAGCTTGAATTTGAATTATTCATACTTCGACTATAGTGTTGATGAAAACAATATGGAAAATGATTTCAATAACGATGGCGTAGTGAATAAACTAGATGTATTGGTCAACTCCCCAAATAATAGAGCAGGTTTTGGACTAACGTATTCAGGTAGCAAATTTTTTGGTACTGTTTTCACCCGCTGGGTGGAAGAATTTGACTATTTCTCTAGTTTCCAGATCGCAGCTAAAACTCAGGATCTAACCTATAGAGGTACTCCTATTGTTGAAGATGCTAGAAGTACAGATTCTTGGAATTATGGGCCACTGGGAGGATTTGTGAATGTTGATGTAAGTTTAGGTTATAGAATAAATGATAAATTCACTGTTTCAGGTCAAGTTACCAATCTATTTGATTCAGAAATCAGAGAATTCACAGCCTCCCCTTTCATAGGCAGATTATTCAATTTTGAATTTAAAATGAACTTGCCTCCGATCGGAAGTAAGAAGTAA
- the aroF gene encoding 3-deoxy-7-phosphoheptulonate synthase, with protein MILQLEKNINNTQKEDLIASLGKFTKSVSEVQTQKGFYLVALEKGDIDIREIGHIEGVKDVHVVSDSYQLVSKKWKVNPAEIKLRDGDIISQHHFNIMAGPCSIENEEQVDAVIAHLVENNVKIMRGGVYKPRSSPYSFRGLGMEGLRMWHEKAKAAGIKIITEVMQVSQVEEMYDFIDIFQVGARNTQNYNLLDALGKVDKPVMIKRGVSGTIEELLYSAEYVFSGGNEDLILCERGIRTFENMTRNTLDINAIPVLKDRSHLPVVVDPSHGIGIRKYVEPVALAGIMAGADGVIYELHPDPEKAMSDGQQSLYFEESSAMVNKMRKAYDLRGELN; from the coding sequence ATGATTTTACAATTAGAAAAAAACATAAACAACACTCAAAAAGAGGACTTAATTGCTTCTTTGGGAAAATTCACAAAATCGGTGAGTGAGGTACAAACTCAAAAAGGATTTTACCTGGTTGCATTAGAAAAAGGTGATATTGACATCCGTGAAATCGGACATATTGAAGGTGTCAAGGATGTGCATGTGGTTTCCGATAGTTATCAGCTGGTTTCTAAAAAATGGAAGGTCAATCCTGCTGAAATCAAGCTTAGAGATGGAGATATTATCTCCCAACATCATTTCAATATTATGGCGGGTCCATGCAGTATTGAGAATGAAGAGCAAGTAGATGCTGTTATCGCTCATTTGGTAGAAAATAATGTTAAAATCATGCGTGGAGGAGTGTACAAGCCTAGAAGTTCCCCTTACTCTTTCCGTGGCCTGGGGATGGAAGGCTTGCGTATGTGGCATGAAAAAGCCAAAGCGGCTGGCATCAAGATCATTACAGAAGTGATGCAAGTTTCTCAGGTGGAAGAGATGTATGATTTTATTGACATATTCCAAGTAGGAGCAAGAAATACACAAAACTACAATTTACTTGATGCTTTGGGAAAAGTTGACAAACCTGTAATGATAAAACGGGGAGTGAGTGGTACTATTGAGGAGCTGTTGTATTCAGCAGAGTATGTGTTCAGTGGAGGGAATGAAGACTTAATTTTATGTGAAAGAGGTATAAGAACTTTCGAAAATATGACTAGAAATACTTTAGATATCAATGCTATCCCTGTCTTAAAGGACCGATCGCATTTGCCAGTAGTGGTTGATCCATCACATGGAATAGGCATCAGAAAATATGTTGAACCGGTAGCTTTAGCAGGAATCATGGCTGGGGCTGATGGCGTAATATATGAATTACATCCTGATCCGGAAAAAGCAATGAGTGATGGTCAACAATCTCTATATTTTGAGGAAAGCAGTGCGATGGTAAATAAGATGCGAAAGGCGTATGATCTAAGAGGAGAGCTGAATTGA
- the trpA gene encoding tryptophan synthase subunit alpha translates to MKNRIEHIFQQKDKEKLTIYFTAGYPNLEDTSTILKALDKADVDIIEIGMPYSDPLADGPVIQQSSMKALSNGMNLNKLFEQLAEMRKITDKPVFLMGYCNNVLKFGTEKFCRKCAEVGVDGLILPDMPMHEFKLQFKPIFEKYNLKNVFLVTPKTAEERIREVDAQEGGFIYMVSSSSTTGGSWGDSPERLDYLTRIQAMDLKTPRMVGFGISDNKALSMVNKYADGGIIGSAFIKALDEDDLEASVESFIIKMRERR, encoded by the coding sequence ATGAAAAACAGAATTGAACATATATTTCAGCAAAAAGACAAAGAAAAGCTGACGATTTATTTTACGGCAGGATATCCAAATTTGGAAGACACCTCTACTATTTTAAAAGCCTTGGATAAAGCCGATGTGGATATTATTGAGATAGGAATGCCGTACTCAGATCCCTTGGCTGATGGACCTGTAATTCAGCAGAGCAGTATGAAAGCCTTGTCAAACGGGATGAATTTGAATAAACTTTTCGAGCAATTGGCTGAAATGCGTAAAATTACAGACAAACCAGTTTTCCTGATGGGCTATTGTAATAATGTATTGAAATTCGGCACTGAAAAGTTTTGCCGGAAGTGTGCTGAGGTAGGAGTGGACGGTTTGATTTTGCCCGATATGCCAATGCATGAATTCAAATTGCAGTTTAAGCCTATATTTGAAAAGTATAATTTAAAGAATGTGTTTTTGGTTACTCCAAAAACTGCTGAAGAAAGAATACGGGAAGTAGATGCCCAAGAAGGTGGCTTTATTTATATGGTGAGCAGCTCCAGTACAACAGGAGGCAGCTGGGGAGATAGTCCGGAAAGACTTGATTATTTGACGCGAATTCAAGCAATGGATTTAAAAACTCCAAGAATGGTAGGTTTTGGGATCAGTGATAATAAAGCCTTAAGTATGGTAAATAAATATGCTGATGGAGGAATTATCGGCAGTGCGTTTATCAAGGCTTTGGATGAAGATGATTTGGAGGCTAGTGTTGAAAGTTTCATTATTAAGATGAGAGAGAGACGGTGA
- the trpB gene encoding tryptophan synthase subunit beta — MEIKIDENGYYGEFGGAYIPELLHPNIEELKNNYLKISADPEFQEEFKALLKDYVGRPTPLYLAKRLSEKHGAKIYLKREDLNHTGAHKINNAIGQALLAKRLGKKKIIAETGAGQHGVATATACALLDLPCKVFMGEKDMVRQKPNVERMRILGAEVIPATSGSKTLKDATNEAMRYWINNPDDTHYIIGSVVGPHPFPDMVTRFQSVISEEMMAQLQEQEGTNAPDYVVACVGGGSNAAGAFYHYLNNEKVKLVAVEAAGHGLDSGETAATTARGSSGVLHGFKTLLMQSEDGQVTEPYSISAGLDYPGIGPLHAHLYASKRGIFKYVTDKEAMDAGVELSKLEGIIPAVETAHALAALDQFEFKKDDILVINLSGRGDKDLQTYINFGNY, encoded by the coding sequence ATGGAAATTAAAATAGATGAAAACGGATATTACGGAGAGTTCGGTGGTGCTTATATTCCTGAGCTTCTACACCCGAATATCGAAGAATTAAAAAATAATTACTTGAAAATTTCAGCTGATCCAGAATTTCAAGAAGAATTTAAGGCTTTGCTAAAAGACTATGTAGGAAGACCAACACCACTATATTTAGCAAAGAGACTTTCAGAAAAGCACGGAGCGAAGATCTATTTGAAAAGAGAAGATTTGAACCACACAGGCGCACACAAGATCAATAATGCCATTGGTCAGGCATTGTTGGCCAAAAGGCTGGGTAAAAAGAAGATTATTGCGGAAACAGGCGCAGGTCAGCACGGAGTGGCTACCGCTACAGCTTGCGCCTTATTGGATTTACCATGCAAGGTTTTTATGGGAGAAAAAGATATGGTAAGACAGAAGCCTAATGTAGAGCGAATGAGAATATTAGGTGCTGAGGTGATTCCGGCTACTTCAGGATCAAAAACATTGAAAGATGCTACTAACGAAGCCATGCGATACTGGATCAATAATCCTGATGATACACATTACATTATAGGGTCGGTTGTTGGTCCTCATCCTTTTCCCGATATGGTGACTCGTTTCCAGTCTGTTATTAGTGAGGAAATGATGGCCCAACTGCAAGAGCAAGAAGGAACCAATGCACCAGATTACGTAGTAGCTTGCGTAGGTGGAGGTAGCAATGCTGCTGGAGCATTTTATCACTACTTGAATAATGAAAAAGTTAAACTAGTAGCCGTTGAAGCTGCTGGACATGGTTTAGATAGTGGAGAAACTGCAGCGACTACTGCCAGAGGAAGTTCAGGGGTTTTGCATGGTTTTAAAACTTTATTGATGCAGTCTGAAGATGGACAAGTAACAGAACCCTACTCTATTTCAGCAGGTTTAGATTACCCAGGTATTGGGCCATTGCATGCTCATTTATATGCTAGCAAAAGAGGAATTTTTAAATATGTAACTGATAAGGAAGCCATGGATGCGGGAGTAGAATTAAGTAAATTGGAAGGAATAATTCCAGCGGTGGAAACTGCACATGCTTTAGCAGCTTTAGATCAATTTGAATTTAAGAAAGATGATATTTTGGTGATTAATCTATCAGGTCGCGGTGATAAAGACTTGCAGACTTACATTAATTTCGGAAACTACTGA
- a CDS encoding phosphoribosylanthranilate isomerase produces MKEQDLKIKICGMRDLNNIRQLIEFGPDYLGFIFYEKSARYVSENEMKEIIKLNFGETERVGVFVNASAEKILDYADKGFFDIVQLHGNEEPKVVKALKEEGLEVIKVFSVDDDFDFKVLNKYSDADYYLFDTKGKLPGGNGVQFNWELLENSKIKKPFFLSGGLAIEDKHRINDFKSKKLYALDFNSKLELEPGLKDLDKVQLVINN; encoded by the coding sequence ATGAAAGAACAAGACTTGAAAATAAAGATTTGCGGAATGCGGGATCTAAATAATATTCGGCAACTTATAGAGTTTGGACCTGATTATTTAGGTTTTATCTTTTATGAGAAATCTGCGCGTTACGTTTCGGAAAATGAAATGAAGGAAATTATCAAATTGAACTTTGGCGAAACGGAAAGGGTAGGTGTTTTTGTGAATGCAAGCGCTGAAAAGATTTTAGATTATGCAGATAAAGGTTTTTTTGACATTGTGCAATTGCATGGAAATGAAGAACCGAAAGTTGTAAAGGCATTGAAAGAGGAAGGCTTGGAGGTTATCAAGGTATTTTCAGTTGATGATGATTTTGATTTTAAGGTTTTAAATAAATACTCTGATGCTGACTACTACTTATTCGATACTAAGGGAAAGTTACCAGGTGGAAATGGAGTTCAATTTAATTGGGAGCTATTAGAAAATAGTAAGATAAAGAAGCCTTTTTTCCTAAGCGGTGGCTTGGCAATAGAAGATAAGCACAGGATTAACGATTTTAAATCTAAAAAGCTCTACGCATTGGATTTCAACAGTAAATTAGAGCTAGAACCGGGATTAAAGGATTTGGACAAAGTTCAATTAGTAATTAATAATTAG
- the trpC gene encoding indole-3-glycerol phosphate synthase TrpC, which translates to MNILQQIAEYKKAEVIERQKLFPVEFLKQKLYYKSKPVSLKSYVMDETKTGIIAEIKRKSPSEGKINAHISVEEVSIGYMQSGASALSVLTDEPSFGGSLKDLEVARKYNYCPILRKDFMLDPYQVYEAKAHGADAILLIASMIDKSLCQDLASLAHELGMEVLLEVHNQEELDSHYGNYADLVGINSRDLKSFNTDLTIAEALVNQLASDVPKIAESGLKTPEDVVKMKKAGFDGFLIGTSFMKSSEPGKACQRFSQQVKNMMADKIGK; encoded by the coding sequence ATGAATATACTACAACAAATAGCAGAATATAAAAAGGCAGAAGTAATAGAGCGGCAAAAACTATTTCCTGTGGAATTCTTGAAGCAAAAGCTCTATTACAAATCGAAACCTGTAAGCCTTAAATCCTATGTAATGGATGAAACTAAAACAGGAATCATTGCAGAGATTAAAAGAAAATCTCCTTCTGAAGGGAAAATCAATGCCCACATATCAGTGGAGGAGGTTTCTATTGGCTATATGCAAAGTGGAGCGAGTGCTTTGTCTGTACTAACAGATGAACCTTCCTTTGGCGGGAGTTTAAAAGATTTGGAAGTGGCTAGAAAGTACAATTATTGCCCTATTCTTCGCAAAGATTTCATGCTAGACCCTTATCAAGTCTATGAAGCAAAGGCGCATGGAGCAGATGCCATATTGCTTATTGCCTCCATGATTGATAAATCACTATGTCAGGACCTAGCTTCTTTGGCTCACGAGCTGGGAATGGAAGTGCTATTAGAAGTTCACAATCAAGAAGAGTTGGATTCACACTATGGAAACTATGCTGATTTGGTAGGAATAAATAGTCGTGATTTGAAAAGCTTCAATACCGATTTGACAATAGCTGAGGCACTTGTAAATCAACTAGCTAGTGATGTTCCGAAAATAGCTGAAAGCGGATTAAAGACTCCTGAAGATGTGGTGAAAATGAAAAAAGCCGGATTTGATGGCTTTTTGATAGGTACCTCTTTTATGAAAAGTAGTGAACCGGGTAAAGCTTGCCAGCGTTTTTCTCAGCAAGTGAAAAATATGATGGCAGACAAAATTGGTAAATAG
- the trpD gene encoding anthranilate phosphoribosyltransferase has protein sequence MKELINRLSQYNTLTTEEAKAIFLRIGQGEFNNSELAAFMTLFMIRPVTVEELSGFRDGLMELRVPIDLSAYDGMDLCGTGGDGKNTFNISTMSAFVVAACGQNVVKHGNYGVSSKCGSSNLLEYFGYEFTNEQDGLERQLEESGICFLHAPKFHPAMRFVGPIRKELGVKTFFNMLGPLVNPALPKKQMAGVFSHELARIYSYLFQESDAQYSVVYDLEGYDECSLTGETKVFSSSGEQILKPADFGLEKINANEIHGGETIEEAAKIFTDILKGEGTKAQNSVVFANSALALQAAGKYSTLIEATEAAKDAIESGKANEVFKKLINI, from the coding sequence ATGAAAGAACTTATTAATAGATTATCACAATACAATACTTTGACTACAGAAGAGGCAAAGGCAATCTTCTTACGAATTGGACAAGGTGAATTTAATAATTCGGAACTAGCGGCCTTTATGACGCTGTTCATGATTCGTCCAGTGACAGTAGAGGAGCTGAGCGGTTTCCGTGATGGGCTTATGGAGTTGCGGGTTCCGATCGATCTTTCCGCTTATGACGGAATGGATTTGTGCGGAACTGGAGGTGATGGTAAAAACACTTTTAATATCAGCACCATGTCTGCTTTTGTAGTTGCGGCTTGTGGTCAGAATGTGGTAAAGCATGGTAATTACGGAGTTTCCTCCAAATGTGGAAGTTCTAATTTGTTAGAGTACTTTGGATATGAATTTACAAATGAACAAGATGGATTGGAAAGGCAATTAGAAGAAAGTGGAATTTGCTTTTTGCATGCACCAAAATTTCATCCTGCTATGCGCTTTGTAGGTCCAATTAGGAAAGAATTGGGAGTAAAAACTTTCTTCAATATGCTAGGGCCATTAGTAAATCCTGCTTTACCTAAAAAACAAATGGCTGGTGTTTTTAGTCATGAATTGGCAAGGATCTATTCTTACTTATTTCAGGAATCAGATGCTCAATATAGCGTGGTTTATGACTTGGAAGGCTATGATGAATGTTCCTTGACAGGAGAAACGAAGGTGTTTTCTTCCAGTGGAGAGCAAATCTTGAAACCCGCTGATTTCGGCTTGGAAAAAATAAATGCAAATGAAATTCACGGGGGCGAAACCATAGAAGAAGCCGCTAAGATTTTTACTGATATTTTAAAAGGTGAAGGAACAAAAGCTCAAAATTCAGTAGTATTTGCTAATAGTGCTTTAGCTCTCCAAGCAGCTGGAAAATATAGCACTTTAATCGAAGCAACCGAAGCAGCCAAAGATGCCATTGAATCAGGAAAAGCGAATGAAGTATTTAAAAAATTGATTAATATATAA
- a CDS encoding anthranilate synthase component II, whose translation MKILLLDNYDSFTYNLVEVIRQQNINVEIDVIRNDKITLEEVEKYDKILLSPGPSVPENAGIMLDLIKRYAAEKSILGICLGHQAIGQAFGGKLFNIQPVMHGIQSRAKLDNHYLFAGITEEISIGRYHSWSINEVDFPADLEVVARSEDGQIMAVQHKKYDVCGLQFHPESVMTPEGSKILKNWIARD comes from the coding sequence ATGAAGATACTATTACTAGATAATTATGACTCCTTTACTTACAATTTGGTGGAGGTAATCAGACAACAAAACATTAATGTTGAAATCGATGTCATTAGAAATGATAAAATCACGCTAGAGGAAGTAGAAAAATATGACAAGATTTTACTTTCACCAGGACCGAGTGTACCTGAAAATGCGGGTATTATGTTGGATTTGATCAAAAGATATGCAGCCGAAAAATCGATTTTGGGAATCTGTTTAGGGCATCAAGCCATTGGTCAGGCTTTTGGAGGGAAATTATTTAATATTCAACCCGTAATGCACGGGATTCAAAGCCGAGCTAAACTGGATAATCATTACCTCTTTGCAGGTATTACCGAAGAAATCAGTATTGGAAGATATCATTCATGGTCAATCAATGAAGTAGATTTCCCCGCGGATTTAGAAGTAGTGGCTCGTTCAGAAGATGGTCAAATCATGGCAGTGCAGCATAAAAAATATGATGTTTGCGGGTTGCAGTTTCATCCTGAGTCAGTGATGACACCTGAGGGTAGCAAAATTCTGAAAAATTGGATAGCCAGAGATTGA